The Chloroflexota bacterium DNA segment TGACGGTGGGTCTGCTGGGTAATGCGTTATCACCGGGCACACGGCCGTTATCGGATCTCTACGATGCCAACGGTTTCCACATCTTTCCAATCCTGGAAATTGACTTGACGCCGGTGCCTGAATCACAGCGCGGGCTCTACACCAGTTACGTGAAGTCTAAAATGCCTCTGGCACCTAATTATGTCTGTCCGGCCCGCCTGGAGCCTGCATTGGAACGCGAACTGAAACGATTGGCAGTGGCCGCTTTCAACGCCTTGGGGTGCCTGGATGTGTCGCGGGTGGATTTCCGTCTGGACGCCGAAGGCCGGCCCTATGTGCTCGAGATCAACACTCTGCCTGGACTCAACCCAGAGATCAGTGATTTGTGCATCATGGCCCGCGCCGAAGGGATGGCCTATCACATTCTGATAAACGAGATCGTAAATCTGGCTGCTGTGCGCTATGGACTGGATGTAGGCCCGTCTGGTCCTGTTGGCTGCAAGGAGGAAATGTACAGTGAGGCCGGCCGAGCCTAAGCGGGTCGTTGTCCTTTATAACGAAACGGAAGAACTGAACAAGGGCGAGCCGCAGGATCTCATCGCCGACCGAGGTGTCATTGCCTGCGCTCATGCGGTTGCCGAGGCCTTAGAAAGCAAAGGCTTCGGGGTCCGTTTAGTCACAACCTCGCTGGACCTCCTCGCCGACCTGGCCCCATATCCACCCTCTGAATACGTTGTGTTCAACTTGGCGGAGGGGCTAAATGGGCGTTTCTTCGAGGAAGCGCGAGTGGCCTTGACATTAGAGGCTATGGGTTACTGTTTTACTGGTGCCGATGGGTACACATTGGCCACAGCCGCCAACAAAGCGCGAACCAAAACCTTGCTGGAACGAGCAGGTGTCCCAACCCCTCCCTGGCAACTTTTTCGCAGCGCCGATGAAGTGCCTCTGCAGCCAATGTATAACTTGCCTTTCCCCCTCATCGTCAAGCCTGTATCCGAAGATGCCAGCCTTGGCATTGGACCTGACGCTATCGTTTGCGATCTAGAATCGCTGCGTCGCCGCGTAACTTATATCAATACCCGTTACCGTCAAGCAGCGCTGGCCGAATCGTTCATAGATGGGCGAGAGTTCAACGTCTCTTTGTGGGGCAACCCTGTAGAAGCGTTGCCGTTGGCAGAACTCGACTTCAGTGCCTTCCCGAATCCGCTGGAGCGCATTGTCTCGTTCGCGGCGAAGTGGTTGGATGGGTCGTTCGAATACGAGCACACCCCTGTGATTTGCCCCGCCAAAGTGGACCCAAGACTAGGACACACTATTGCGGAAACCGCGCGTGCGGCCTATGAGGCGTTAGGCTGCAAAGGGTATGGGCGGGTGGATATGCGAGTGGCAGGTGGGATGCCCTACGTACTCGAAATCAACCCCAACCCGGATATTTCGCCGGACGCAGGCTTCTTCCGCGCCGCCCGTGCAGGTGGCTATGAGTATGCCGGGATGATCACGCGTATTTTGACTACGGCCCTGCAAGATGAACCTCATCGCCCTGCGTTTGGAACTATACCCCTGGTGTCGCCGCAGCATCATGCCTACGATCACATCCGCTAAACGCGAGGACAGCGATCGCATTCTCTCCATCGCCACAGAGGTGGGAGTCTTCTCACCCACTGAAATCGCCACGGTAGGCGAACTGTTACAGGATTCCCTGACCAAGTCCGATGGCGGCGGATACACATTCCTGGTCTATCGCGACGAGGCGGGACAGGTGCTCGGTTTTACCGTCTATGGCCCGCATCCGCTGACTGCGGGCACCTACGATTTGTACTGGTTGTGTGTGTCCACAAGTGCACAGGGGCATGGGGTTGGGACGGCACTCCTGCGGCGAGTGGAGGAGGATCTTCAGGCCTTGGGTGGTCGATTGCTCATCGCCGAAACGTCCAGCACTCCGGGGTATGGCCCTGCACGGCGTTTTTATGAGCGACATGGCTTCGCCCGTGAAGCGGTGATCCGCGATTTTTATGCCCCCGGTGACAGTCTGGTTATTTACACAAAGCACATCCAATGAATTCAGTTCTAGTGCGATCATTTGGGAGGGGCTGCCTGATATGGAGCAGCCCCTTTGTGTTGCCTTAGATAACCAGGGTTAGAGTTTGGCGGAAGTTCCAAATAGGAGTATAATTTATGTAATCACGAGAAAAGAAACGCCTCAGTGCGTTTTTGAAAGTTTTCGCTGGAGGAGTAGTGGCGATGGAAAGAGAGACAGGGACCTGGACTGTTAAAACTGGGTTAGCACAAATGCTGAAGGGCGGGGTGATCATGGATGTGGTAACGCCTGAACACGCCCGCATTGCTGAGGATGCCGGAGCCTGCGCGGTCATGGCGTTAGAACGCGTTCCAGCCGACATCCGTGCCCATGGTGGTGTGGCTCGGATGAGTGACCCCGAGTTGATCCTGCAAATCATGGACGCGGTGACCATCCCGGTAATGGCGAAGTGTCGCATTGGACACTTTGTTGAGGCCCAGGTACTGGAAGCGTTGGGTGTGGACTTCATTGACGAAAGCGAAGTGCTCACCCCGGCTGACGAAGAGCACCACATTAACAAGCATTTGTTCAAAGTGCCTTTCGTCTGCGGATGCCGTAACCTTGGCGAAGCATTACGGCGAATCGGCGAAGGCGCGGCCATGATCCGTACCAAAGGCGAAGCCGGCACAGGCAATGTAGTGGAAGCCGTGCGCCATGCCCGAGCCGTCTTGGGCGAGATCCGGCGCTTGCAGGGCATGGCCCCTGAGGAACTGATGGCTGCGGCCAAGGAGATGGGTGCACCATACGACCTAGTAGTGCAGGTGGCGAAGGAGGGCAAATTGCCGGTCGTGAACTTCGCCGCGGGAGGCATCGCCACGCCTGCTGATGCTGCTCTGATGATGCAATTGGGGATGGACGGTGTTTTCGTTGGCTCCGGCATTTTCAAGTCGGCAAACCCGGCACGGCGGGCCCGCGCGATCGTGGAGGCCGTTACCCATTACAATGATCCCGCTATCATCGCCGAGGTTTCCAAAGGGCTGGGAGAGGCTATGCCCGGGCTGGAAATCTCGGCCATACCGGAACCAGAGCGGCTTGCAGTGCGTGGCTGGTAGCCAAGTACTATTTTAAAGGGGATAAGAATTGACTACCATTGGTGTGCTCGCCCTTCAGGGGGCCTTTGTGGAACACGAAAAAATGTTGCGCCGATTGGGAGTGGAAACGCGACAGGTGCGGCTCCCGGCGCAACTAAGGGGGCTGGATGGCCTAATTATCCCTGGTGGAGAGAGTACCACTATTGGCCGGCTTGCCACAACCTATGACTTGATCGACCCGCTACGCCATTTGGCAGAAGAAGGTTTTCCCGTGTGGGGCACGTGCGCGGGTATGATCTTACTCGCTCGGGACATCGGTCGTCGCCAGCCGCTTATTGGCGTAATGGATATGCGAGTGGAACGAAACGCTTTCGGGCGACAGGTTGACAGTTTTGAAACCGACTTGGTTGTCCCTGCGCTGGACAGCGTGGCAAGTGCAGCGGAAAGAGGGCTTCCTTTCCACGCCATCTTTATCCGCGCGCCCTCCATCCTAAGCGTGGGGAAGGATGTACAAATCCTGGCGGCCCTGGACGATAATATGATCGTCGCGGCGCAACAGGGAAACCTGCTGGCAACGGCCTTTCATCCCGAACTAGGCGACGATTCGCGTTTCCACCGCTACTTTCTTCGCCTGGTGGAGTGCCGAAAATAGCAGAATCTGATGGGGTGGGTGATTTGATTCGCGCATTTGGGCTGCGTGACTGCCTACTAATCTGGCACTTGGAGCGACAAGGCACTGCTCTGGATCTCAGAAGTGCTTTGCTAGGACGGCGTTCACCGCTGCATGCCGCCATTAGTGCTTTGTTGACTCACAGCGTAAACAGCATCTACACTGGTGTATTGGATGAGGTAGAGGGTGGGCAACATTTTTCCGGTGTCGTGCAGGTTGCCCTACGGCGTGACTTGCCCGAGTGGGACATTGTCTTCCTGGCCCCATCGTTACAGTATTCGGCTGAGGCAGAGAAGATATGGTATCGCCTACTCTTGCATGTGGCCAGAGCCGCGGGAGAACGAGGAGTGCAGCGCGTTTACGCCAAGTTGGTGGAGGACGGCAGGGCTGAGGCAATCTTTCGGAAAGCCGGTTACGTGGTCTATGCGACTGAGAGCGTGTTTTGGCACCCTGGCCCCATCTGCGCCGAGGCTACAGAGCCCTTGTTGCAACCTCGGCGGGCTGCAGATGAATGGGGGATGCAGCAACTCTATCGTCGTACTACGCCGCACATAGTGCAGCAGGCAGAGGAATTTGCATCCCGCGACGGGGGTTTTTCTCTTACTGGTCTGCCCTGGCACACAAGGGACAGGCACTACGTTTACGAACAAAACGGGGAGATCGTGAGCATGCTTTCCCTCGCTAGCACGGGCACCGGGCATTGGTTTCGGTTGACCGTCAGCCCCGAGGTAGCCCATTTAACCGATCGCCTCGTGGGCGATGCCCTGGCTGTCATTGCCGGACTTGGGAGCAGGCCAGTGTACTGCGCGGTGCGAACTTACGATAGCGGTATCCAAGGCCCTTTGCAAGAGCGAGGATTCCGTTTTCTTGCCGATCAGATCTTGATGGTAAAACATGCCGTTGTCCCGGTGCGTGAGCCGGCACGCGTGCTTGCGCCGGGTCTGGACCAACGAACAGGCGTGGTCCCCACTGCAACAGTGCTGCACACCCACGAACAGCAACGGGCCGGCGTGCCACGATGAAGAGTTGTGCCGAATAGTGAACTTACAACGGAGGAGTTTTCGAGAAGCAAATGCAACTTGAGATTACCGATGATCTGGATGCCTTAGTTAAAGTACTTCCGCCAGAGATCGCCGCGGCACTCATTGCGGCGAACAGGGCGGAAGATCTACTCGAGGTGGTGTTGGATCTTGGCCGGGTTCCAGAAGCCCGATTTATTGACAAGGAACTGGCCCTGGGTGAAAAAGAGGTGACACAGGCGGAGATCGACTACGTCGTTTCGCGTATCGGCGATTTCGGGGACGATAATCGCGCTGGCATTGCGCGCACATTGCACCGCATCTCGGCTATTCGCAACCGCGCAGGCCGTATCGTGGGGCTTACTTGTCGCGTGGGTCGCGCTGTCTATGGAACCATTGACATCATTCGCGATATTGTCGAGTCAGGCAAGAGCATCATGCTCCTAGGTCGCCCTGGTGTGGGCAAAACAACGATGCTGCGCGAGGTCGCCCGTGTCTTAGCAGAGAAGAAGCGGGTGATCATAGTGGATACATCCAACGAAATCGGTGGCGACGGTGATATCCCACATCCCGCTATCGGCCGGGCGCGGCGGATGCAAGTGCCTACGCCTGCCTTGCAACATGCGGTTATGATAGAGGCAGTCGAGAACCACATGCCCGAGGTTATCGTCATTGACGAGATTGGGACAGAGTTAGAGGCCGCAGCGGCGCGTACCATCGCTGAGCGCGGCGTGCAGTTAGTGGGCACTGCCCACGGCAATACCCTCGACAACCTGATGATGAATCCGACCCTGTGCGATTTAGTGGGCGGAATCCAAACCGTCACATTGAGCGATGAAGAAGCCCGGCGCCGAGGGACACAGAAATCGGTGTTGGAGCGCAAGGCTCCCCCCACTTTCGATGTGGTCGTGGAAATACAGGACTGGCAACATGTGGCAGTGCGCCATGACGTAGCAGCGGCAGTGGACGCCATTTTGCGCGGGCGCGTCCTGCCTCCAGAGATACGCTACCGTGATGTGAACGGTGAAATCCATATCGAGAAGGCTCCTGTGTCGGCTGCTGTTTCGGGGCGTGAAATGCCCCCATCTGTAACGAGAAAACCAATCGAGCCTGGAAAGCCGGTACGTATCTACCCTTACGGAATCAGCCAGAGCCGGCTGCGCCAGGCCAGCAAGAACCTCAACTTGCCGACCATCATAGTAGACGAACTGAGTCAAGCCGACGCGTTTATGACTCTTAAGAGCTATTATCGCAAACGCCCGCAGATCATCAGCGATGCCGAGCGGCGAGGACTGCCAATTTACGTGTTGCGTAGCAATACAATCACCCAGATGCAAGACTACCTGGCCGATATCTTTGGCGTGGACTCGGAGGTTGACCCAGTCTCCGCAGCCATGAATGAGACCCGGGAAGCAATTGATAGGATATTGAGTGGGGCCCGTAGCTCAGTGGATCTGTCGCCGCAATCGGCCTACGTGCGAAGGCTCCAACATGAAATGGCACGCGAGGCCAATTTGCTCTCCCACAGCAAGGGCAAGGAACCACACCGCCGGGTGCGTATTTACCAAAACAACGGTTAGCATGTTTATCACGTTTGAGGGGCCAGACGGCAGCGGCAAAACCACTCAGATAAAAGCCTTATACAGGCACCTTCGCCGCCGGGGATTCAGGACTATTCTAACCCGCGAGCCGGGTGGGACGAGCATAGGCGACCAGATACGCGCAGTACTCCACGATGTGAAAAACACCGACATGCAACCAAACACCGAGATCTTGCTTTACTCCGCCTCTCGCGCTCAGTTGGTTGGCCAAGTCATTAGACCGGCGCTGGAACGGGGCGATATTGTGCTTTGTGACCGCTATGCGGAATCCACTTTGGCCTATCAGGGCTATGGACACGGCCTGGATCTGAACGTGCTACGCATCATCACCCATTTCGCTACCGGCGGCCTGCGACCGGATCTCATCGTCTACTTGGACATCAGCGCTGAGGAGGGTCTGCGCCGTAAACTGGCTGCATTTGAGGCAGGGAAAGGCGAACTAAATCGCATGGATCAACACGAACTGGATTTCCATCGCCGGGTGCGAGAAGGCTATCTAAAGATGGCGACTGCCGAGCCGGATCGATGGTTGGTAGTGGACGCCTCCCAACCTATACAGGCTGTGCAACGGGTTATACGTGAGAAGGTGGACGCCTTCTTGAGCGGGATAAAGTCAGGTGCGGGGGTTAGAGTGTAGTGGGCGAGAGGAGGCTCTGAAGATGAAACTGATTGTGAGTATTGTGCATAGTGATGATGCAGATGGGCTCATAGCCGCCTTACAAAAATGCGGCTACCGCTCCACGAAAATCAGCACTACTGGCGGATTCCTGCGCGAAGGCAATGCCACTATCCTGATTGGGGTGGACGACGCAGCCGTAGAACCAGTGTTGGGCATTATCAAGGAGAGTTGCCACACCCGCACCCAACTCGTGAACCCCCTGCCCCCGGTTATGGAGCCAGGTGAACTATACATACCCAGCCCCATCGAAGTGCAGGTGGGCGGGGCAACTGTTTTCGTACTGGATATTGAGCGGTGGGAGAAGTTCTAAAACTCGGGAGCGGGTTCGCCTCCCAACCCTGGCATTTCAGACTCTATTTCCTCCGGCGACTGTCCAGCTTCCAGGCGTTCTACCACTTCGTTGAATTCGTCGCCGAGATCTTCGCCCATTTCCGCACTCATGTGCTTCATAAAACGGGCCAGACTCCGAGGGTCATTCTCATCCAAGTCGGTCAGCACGCTGGAATCAGCCAGCGACTCCAGACGGCTCTCCTCGGATCTGAGTGTGGCGACGCGAGAAACCAAACGGGTCAAGTGCCTTCCACCGCAGTGGGGGCAACGTGGTTCTGTGATTTCGGAGAAACTGCGCCAGAAGATGGATACCCGTCGCCGACAGTCGTTACAGCGATACTCGTAGATAGGCACTTGGCACCTCAAACATGAGACAAAGTGCAAAAGAAACCTTAGGGGTATTGTCCTCGGCTACGTAAGAGAGCCTGGAAAAAATTATAGCCGATTTAGTCCACTATATCAAATCGTTAGCAAGCCGATGGGGGATCGTGCATGCGCAGCATAGAACTGGTACACGTTGGCTACGGGGGTATTATCGCAGCCAATCGCGTCTTGGCCGTTCTCAGCCCGGATTCTGCTCCTGTGAAACGCATCATCCGGAACGCCAAAGAAAACGGCATGGCCATTGACATGACCTACGGGCGACGCACTAAGGCTGTCATCGTCCTGGATAGTGGCCACATTGCCCTGGCGGCGCTGCAACCAGAAACGATTGCCGGGCGTCTCCAAGGCTCTCAGGAGAAGGTCTTCAGAGCACCACTTCAGTCCCAGGACGATGAAAGCCTCGGAGAGGAATAAGCATGTCCTGCGAGAAACCAACGCCAGCAGTGGTTGACTTGCGACCTTATGTGGAACGGCCTAATCCGCTCCTGATTGTGCTCTCCGGCCCTTCGGGGGTGGGAAAAGATGCAGTGATCAAGCGGATGAAAGAACTTGGCTATCCATTCCATTTTGTGGTCACCGCCACCACCCGCCCACGAAGGCCACATGAGCGAGACGGTGTGGACTACCATTTCCTTACCAAAGAAGAGTTCGACTCGTTGCTTGAGCGGGGTGAACTTATCGAACACGCTGTTGTTTACGGTAACTACATGGGCGTCCCCAAGCAGGAAATCCGGGAGGGTTTGGATAGTGGCCAGGACGTGGTTATGCGCGTCGATGTGCAGGGGGCTGCAACTATCCGCAGATTGGTGCCCGAGGCTGTCTTCATCTTTCTTATTGCTCCCTCTGAGGAAGCGCTCTTTGCCCGACTTCGATCCCGCAAGACGGAATCACCAGAGGCACTGCAGTTGCGGCTCGCCCTGGCGCGTGAAGAGATGAAACGCTTGTACGAATTCGATTACGTGGTGGTCAATCGAGATGGGGCGTTGGATGCCACGGTGGAAAAAATAATGGCCATTATCACCGCCGAGAAATGCCGAGTGCGTCAGCGGGTAGTGGCACTTTAGAACGGCCAAGGAGGATGTATGTCTTCCCAAAATCCCAATCGTGTTCGCCATTCGGTCATCGCTGGGTCTTGGTATCCTGGCAATGAGCGCGCATTGCGCCAGACGATCGAGCGCTACATACAGGCAGTGCCTCCAACAAAACTGGAGGGGGATCTCATCGGCCTGATTGCCCCTCATGCAGGTTATATGTATTCTGGACAAGTCGCTGCCTACGCCTATAAAGCCCTCGAAAATTTGCATTTCGAACGCGTCGTTATTATCTCGCCTATGCACCGCCTCTACGCCGGCCCCTTCGTAACGACAGACCAGGATTACTATGAGACTCCGCTAGGCTTAGTGAAAGTGGATAGGGAGATGGTAACGCTCATTGACCAGGCCATCGGGGTCCGCCGAGTGGGTGAGGATGACGAGCATTCCCTGGAAATTCAGCTCCCGTTCCTCCAGTACATGCTAGGCGATTTCATGCTGACCCCGTTGATGATGGGTGAGCAGGATTACGAACATTGTCGAGTTCTCGGTGACGCAGTGGGCAAAATCTTCACTGCGAAGAATACGCTTTTGGTTGCCAGCACAGATCTCTCTCATTTCCACAACTATGACACAGCAGTCCGGATGGATAAAATAGTGCTGGACCAGATCGCAAAATACGATCCAGAAGGTTTGGCCAAAGTGTTGGCAATGGGCCAAGCAGAAGCCTGTGGCGGTGGTCCAGTCATTGCTGTGATGATTGCAGCTCGGCACTTAGGAGCCAATCACGCGCAGATCTTAAAGTACGCCAACTCTGGCGATGTAACAGGGGACCGCAGTGGTGTTGTGGGTTACGGGGCTGGTGTGCTTTACCGGATGCTGGCGTCATAGACTGCGAGAATGCCTGAGAAAGCCTAAGGCGCTTACGGATGGTTGATAACAGGCTATACGCTGAAGTTGTAGTCCACACCCCGTTGGGGCGTCGCGTGGTCCGCTCTGCGCCTGTCCCTCAAGCCGAGGATACAGATAACTTACCTCCACCAGCCTCTTTTCATTACTCTATCCCAGATGCCCTTCGGAATGAAATTCTGGTTGGGCACCTCGTTTGGGTGCCATTTGGTTCCCGTCAACTGCAGGGTGTAGTGTTGTCGCTCTCCGACACGTCTCCTGTAGCCGAAACGCGCGATATTTTAGCCCTCCTGGATCCTCAACCTGTTCTCACCCCGTACCAGATCGCCTTGGCGCGTTGGATCAGCGAGTATTACATGGCTCCACTACACTTAGCGATTTGGAACATGCTACCACCGGGCATTGGCTATCGTGAGAGCGTGATATTAACCTTAGCAGAAAGCGTGCCAGACCCAACCCGGCTTTCGCCTATGCAGCAGAAGGTTGTAGATCTCCTGCGTTCACGCGGCTCGCTGAACACGCGTCAACTCAGCCGGTTTCTGCGCGATGAGGATTGGCGCAGTGCTGTGGAAGGATTGGTCCGTCAAGGTGTCCTTCGCAGATCGCGAGAAATCCAGGGTCCACGCGCTAGGCCGCGGCAAGAAGAAGTAATACGTCTGACAGCAGCGGGTCGGGATTTTTCTCTAGATGATTTGCGAGGGGCGAAACAGCGTGTCCTGCTCGACTACCTGCAAGGCCGAATGCAGGGTGATTGGGTCCCGGTGGCAGCAGTGCTTACTGAGACTGGCACAACTCGCGCTCAACTGCGTGGTCTGTTGGAGCGGGGGTTGATCGAGTGGCGATCACAGGAGGTGCGTGCTGCCTTGCAGGTGGGCTGCGAGTTCGCCCCCACCGCCCCGCCCCGCTTCACCCCTGAGCAGGAGATGGCCTGGCGGGAGATCGCTGGGGCACTGGAAGCACAGAGACATCGGGTCTTCCTTCTCCATGGAGTCACCGGCAGTGGCAAGACGGAAATTTACCTTCGTGCTGTGGGAGAAGTGTTGGCTAGGGGGTTAGGAGCCATCGTCCTGGTGCCTGAGATTGCGTTGACTCCCCAGACTATCCGGCGCTTCACAGCCCGTTTTCCCGGCCATGTAGCGACTTTGCACAGCAATTTGACCGTTCACGAGCGTTACAGCCAGTGGTTGCGGGTACGTAGTGGAGAGGCCAGCGTTGTGGTGGGCTCAAGATCAGCGGTCTTCGCACCAGTCGCCAATCTCGGTCTCATTGTGGTGGATGAGGAACATGAATGGTCTTATAAGCAAGACCAGACTCCATACTATCACGCCCGCGATGTCGCCATCCAACTTGGCAGGATAGCCAATGTTCCAGTCATTCTCGGGAGCGCCACACCCGACGTAGGATCTTATTACCGCGCTGTGCAGGGTGAATACACCCTGCTCGAATTACCACAGCGCATACTGGGACATCGCCGCCAACTGGAAAAGCAGGCTGACCAGCGCCATATCTCGGCTCCTTTTCCTGAACGGATTGGAGGAGATGATGAGGGTATTCGCTATATGGAGTTGCCGCCAGTTTTGGTAGTGGACTTGCGCCAAGAACTTCGTGCGGGGAACCGCGGTATCTTCAGCCGAGCGTTGCAGAAGGCCATGAGCGAAGCCCTGAGTGCGGGCGAGCAGGTCATTCTCTTCCTCAACCGCCGGGGGGCCGCTACCTTCGTTATGTGTCGGGACTGTGGTCACGTGCTACGTTGCCCTCGCTGCAACGTTTCCCTCACTTATCATGGCGAGGGCCATAATCTCATCTGCCATCACTGCAATTACCGGCTGCCGATGCCCGATGCTTGTCCGCAGTGTATGAGCGCGCGGATCAAGTTCTTTGGCATAGGGACGCAGAAGGTGCAAGAGGTAACAGAAGCAACTTTTCCAGGAGTGCGGACCTTACGCTGGGATCGGGACGTGACCGGAGCGGCAGGCTCTCATGAGCGCATCCTCGAAAAGTTCATCAACCATGAGGCCGACGTACTCATCGGCACACAGATGATTGCCAAGGGGTTGGATTTGCCGCTGGTTACGTTAGTTGGTGTGGTTAGTGCCGATACTGCCCTCCATCTACCTGATTTCCGCGCCATTGAACGCACATTTCAGATTCTCACCCAGGTTGCTGGGCGTGCTGGGCGTAGTGTATTGGGCGGCAAAGTGATCATCCAAACGTATAACCCGCAACATTACTGTATCCAGGCCGCAAGTCGCCATGACTATAAAGCCTTTTACCAACAGGAGATGGCGTGCCGCCGCGAACTATGGTATCCTCCTTTCAGTCAACTAGTGAGGCTTGTCTATGTGCATCGTAGCGCCAGAGCCTGCCGCGAGGAGGCCAAGCGGATGCATCGCATTTTGCTCCACAAAATCAAGCGCCTGGGGTTGCCGGAGACGGATCTGGTTGGCCCTGCGCCCTGTTTCCTGACCCGATTGCGTGGCCGCTATCGCTGGCAGATCGTGGTATGCAGCAAAGATCCCCACGCGCTCTTGTCTGGTGTACCACTGCCTCTGGGCTGGCGTGTGGACGTCGACCCGGTGAGCCTGCTATGACGGAGAGCACGCAACCGCGCTTCGTGGCTGATGCCATGTTAGGCACCCTTGCCAAATGGCTCCGCATTCTCGGTTACGATACACTTTACGATCCTCGCGCGGATGACAATGAACTGGTACGTCTGGCTCGGGCAGAGGATCGACTGCTCCTGACCCGGGATGTAAGCCTAGCCCGGCGACGCGGCGTGCGTACCCTCTTCATTACCAGCGAAGATCTGGAAGACCAACTCCGCCAAGTCTGCAGAGAGGCGCGTCTCAACACCAATAGCCCTTTCTCTCGTTGTCCTGTTTGCAACACACCCCTTGAAGATGTGCCACGAGGCGAAGCATGGGGGCAA contains these protein-coding regions:
- a CDS encoding ATP-grasp domain-containing protein, giving the protein MRPAEPKRVVVLYNETEELNKGEPQDLIADRGVIACAHAVAEALESKGFGVRLVTTSLDLLADLAPYPPSEYVVFNLAEGLNGRFFEEARVALTLEAMGYCFTGADGYTLATAANKARTKTLLERAGVPTPPWQLFRSADEVPLQPMYNLPFPLIVKPVSEDASLGIGPDAIVCDLESLRRRVTYINTRYRQAALAESFIDGREFNVSLWGNPVEALPLAELDFSAFPNPLERIVSFAAKWLDGSFEYEHTPVICPAKVDPRLGHTIAETARAAYEALGCKGYGRVDMRVAGGMPYVLEINPNPDISPDAGFFRAARAGGYEYAGMITRILTTALQDEPHRPAFGTIPLVSPQHHAYDHIR
- a CDS encoding GNAT family N-acetyltransferase, translating into MPTITSAKREDSDRILSIATEVGVFSPTEIATVGELLQDSLTKSDGGGYTFLVYRDEAGQVLGFTVYGPHPLTAGTYDLYWLCVSTSAQGHGVGTALLRRVEEDLQALGGRLLIAETSSTPGYGPARRFYERHGFAREAVIRDFYAPGDSLVIYTKHIQ
- the pdxS gene encoding pyridoxal 5'-phosphate synthase lyase subunit PdxS; its protein translation is MERETGTWTVKTGLAQMLKGGVIMDVVTPEHARIAEDAGACAVMALERVPADIRAHGGVARMSDPELILQIMDAVTIPVMAKCRIGHFVEAQVLEALGVDFIDESEVLTPADEEHHINKHLFKVPFVCGCRNLGEALRRIGEGAAMIRTKGEAGTGNVVEAVRHARAVLGEIRRLQGMAPEELMAAAKEMGAPYDLVVQVAKEGKLPVVNFAAGGIATPADAALMMQLGMDGVFVGSGIFKSANPARRARAIVEAVTHYNDPAIIAEVSKGLGEAMPGLEISAIPEPERLAVRGW
- the pdxT gene encoding pyridoxal 5'-phosphate synthase glutaminase subunit PdxT; this encodes MTTIGVLALQGAFVEHEKMLRRLGVETRQVRLPAQLRGLDGLIIPGGESTTIGRLATTYDLIDPLRHLAEEGFPVWGTCAGMILLARDIGRRQPLIGVMDMRVERNAFGRQVDSFETDLVVPALDSVASAAERGLPFHAIFIRAPSILSVGKDVQILAALDDNMIVAAQQGNLLATAFHPELGDDSRFHRYFLRLVECRK
- a CDS encoding AAA family ATPase, with protein sequence MQLEITDDLDALVKVLPPEIAAALIAANRAEDLLEVVLDLGRVPEARFIDKELALGEKEVTQAEIDYVVSRIGDFGDDNRAGIARTLHRISAIRNRAGRIVGLTCRVGRAVYGTIDIIRDIVESGKSIMLLGRPGVGKTTMLREVARVLAEKKRVIIVDTSNEIGGDGDIPHPAIGRARRMQVPTPALQHAVMIEAVENHMPEVIVIDEIGTELEAAAARTIAERGVQLVGTAHGNTLDNLMMNPTLCDLVGGIQTVTLSDEEARRRGTQKSVLERKAPPTFDVVVEIQDWQHVAVRHDVAAAVDAILRGRVLPPEIRYRDVNGEIHIEKAPVSAAVSGREMPPSVTRKPIEPGKPVRIYPYGISQSRLRQASKNLNLPTIIVDELSQADAFMTLKSYYRKRPQIISDAERRGLPIYVLRSNTITQMQDYLADIFGVDSEVDPVSAAMNETREAIDRILSGARSSVDLSPQSAYVRRLQHEMAREANLLSHSKGKEPHRRVRIYQNNG
- a CDS encoding dTMP kinase, which produces MFITFEGPDGSGKTTQIKALYRHLRRRGFRTILTREPGGTSIGDQIRAVLHDVKNTDMQPNTEILLYSASRAQLVGQVIRPALERGDIVLCDRYAESTLAYQGYGHGLDLNVLRIITHFATGGLRPDLIVYLDISAEEGLRRKLAAFEAGKGELNRMDQHELDFHRRVREGYLKMATAEPDRWLVVDASQPIQAVQRVIREKVDAFLSGIKSGAGVRV
- a CDS encoding cyclic-di-AMP receptor, producing the protein MKLIVSIVHSDDADGLIAALQKCGYRSTKISTTGGFLREGNATILIGVDDAAVEPVLGIIKESCHTRTQLVNPLPPVMEPGELYIPSPIEVQVGGATVFVLDIERWEKF
- a CDS encoding zinc ribbon domain-containing protein, which translates into the protein MPIYEYRCNDCRRRVSIFWRSFSEITEPRCPHCGGRHLTRLVSRVATLRSEESRLESLADSSVLTDLDENDPRSLARFMKHMSAEMGEDLGDEFNEVVERLEAGQSPEEIESEMPGLGGEPAPEF
- a CDS encoding DUF370 domain-containing protein, whose amino-acid sequence is MRSIELVHVGYGGIIAANRVLAVLSPDSAPVKRIIRNAKENGMAIDMTYGRRTKAVIVLDSGHIALAALQPETIAGRLQGSQEKVFRAPLQSQDDESLGEE
- a CDS encoding guanylate kinase, which translates into the protein MSCEKPTPAVVDLRPYVERPNPLLIVLSGPSGVGKDAVIKRMKELGYPFHFVVTATTRPRRPHERDGVDYHFLTKEEFDSLLERGELIEHAVVYGNYMGVPKQEIREGLDSGQDVVMRVDVQGAATIRRLVPEAVFIFLIAPSEEALFARLRSRKTESPEALQLRLALAREEMKRLYEFDYVVVNRDGALDATVEKIMAIITAEKCRVRQRVVAL
- the amrB gene encoding AmmeMemoRadiSam system protein B translates to MSSQNPNRVRHSVIAGSWYPGNERALRQTIERYIQAVPPTKLEGDLIGLIAPHAGYMYSGQVAAYAYKALENLHFERVVIISPMHRLYAGPFVTTDQDYYETPLGLVKVDREMVTLIDQAIGVRRVGEDDEHSLEIQLPFLQYMLGDFMLTPLMMGEQDYEHCRVLGDAVGKIFTAKNTLLVASTDLSHFHNYDTAVRMDKIVLDQIAKYDPEGLAKVLAMGQAEACGGGPVIAVMIAARHLGANHAQILKYANSGDVTGDRSGVVGYGAGVLYRMLAS